In Oncorhynchus clarkii lewisi isolate Uvic-CL-2024 chromosome 2, UVic_Ocla_1.0, whole genome shotgun sequence, one DNA window encodes the following:
- the LOC139382902 gene encoding alpha-1,3-mannosyl-glycoprotein 4-beta-N-acetylglucosaminyltransferase C produces the protein MRLVWKSLDKMRCFRKRSTIPFLGVLITCLLFLNLYMEDGYVLEEDKRPLRETSMHPSNTERYVHTFRDLTNFSGTINVTYRYLAGNPLPRKKYLTIGLSSVKRKRGNYLMETIKSIFDQSSYEELKEIVVVVHLADFDLAWCENLVQDISRKFAHHIIAGHLLVIHAPEEYYPSLDGLKRNYNDPEDRVRFRSKQNVDYAFLLNFCTNLSDFYMMLEDDVRCSRNFLTSLKKVVTSREGSYWVMLEFSKLGYIGKLYHSRDLPRLAHFLLMFYQEMPCDWLLIHFRDLLAQKDVIRFKPSLFQHMGYYSSYKGAENKLKDDDFEEDSIDIPDNPPASLYTNIHVFENYDATKAYSSVDEYFWGKPPSTGDFFVIVFNKSTKISKIKIVTGTDDRQNDILHHGALEVGEKLVGTKRGRQCSSYITLGEFKYGNIEVQDVDHKIAFDIECVRIVVTASQKEWLIIRSISLWTTQPPSQ, from the exons ATGAGGCTGGTGTGGAAGTCCCTGGACAAGATGAGGTGTTTCCGTAAACGCTCCACCATTCCCTTTCTGGGGGTCCTGATCACCTGCCTCCTCTTCCTCAACCTGTACATGGAGGATGGATACGTCCTG GAGGAGGATAAAAGACCGCTGAGAGAGACATCAATGCATCCTTCAAACACTGAGAGATATGTTCACACCTTCAGAGACCTCACTAATTTCTCTGGAACCATAAACGTCACATATCGTTACCTCGCTGGGAACCCACTGCCCCGAAAGA AATATCTTACAATTGGATTGTCATCCGTGAAAAGAAAAAGAGGAAATTACCTCATGGAGACGATCAAATCTATTTTTGACCAGTCCAGTTATGAGGAGCTGAAAGAGATTGTGGTGGTGGTCCACCTGGCAGACTTTGACCTGGCCTGGTGTGAAAACCTGGTGCAGGACATCTCCAGGAAGTTTGCCCACCACATCATCGCTGGGCATCTCCTGGTGATCCATGCCCCTGAGGAGTACTATCCTTCACTGGATGGGCTAAAAAGGAACTACAATGACCCAGAGGACAGGGTACGATTCCGCTCCAAGCAGAACGTGGACTATGCCTTTCTCCTCAACTTCTGCACCAACCTCTCTGATTTCTACATGATGCTGGAGGATGATGTGCGCTGCTCACGGAACTTTCTGACATCCCTGAAGAAGGTGGTCACCTCCAGGGAAGGCTCCTACTGGGTGATGCTGGAGTTCTCCAAGCTTGGCTACATAGGGAAGCTCTACCACTCAAGAGACCTGCCACGCCTGGCCCACTTCTTGCTCATGTTCTACCAGGAGATGCCCTGTGACTGGCTCCTCATTCACTTCCGGGACCTGCTTGCCCAGAAAGACGTGATCCGCTTCAAGCCCTCCTTGTTCCAGCACATGGGCTACTACTCCTCATATAAAGGGGCAGAGAACAAGTTGAAGGATGATGACTTTGAAGAAGACTCCATTGATATCCCTGACAACCCTCCTGCTAGCCTGTACACAAACATTCATGTATTTGAAAACTATGACGCCACCAAGGCTTATAGCAGTGTGGACGAATACTTTTGGGGGAAACCCCCTTCAACCGGAGACTTCTTTGTTATAGTCTTTAACAAATCAACTAAAATAAGCAAGATAAAAATCGTGACAGGAACGGACGATCGTCAGAACGATATCCTGCACCATGGAGCTCTGGAAGTAGGAGAGAAGCTGGTGGGGACAAAGAGAGGAAGGCAGTGTTCTTCCTACATCACGTTAGGGGAGTTTAAATATGGCAACATTGAGGTTCAAGACGTGGACCACAAGATTGCCTTTGACATTGAGTGTGTTCGTATTGTGGTGACTGCCAGTCAGAAAGAATGGCTGATTATTAGGAGTATAAGCTTGTGGACTACACAACCTCCCAGTCAATGA
- the LOC139378445 gene encoding ATP synthase subunit a-like, with protein sequence MVMMSKIQMVMMSKILMVMMSKILMVMMSKIWLMMSKILMLMSKILMVMNKILMVMSKNLMVMSKILMVMSKILMVVMSKILMVMSKILMVRSKILMVMMSKILMVVMSKILMVMSKILMVMSKILMSKILMVMMSKIQMVMMSKIQMVMMSKIQMVMMSKILMVVSKILMVMSKIVMMMSKILMVMSKILMVMSKILMVMSKILMVMMSKILMVMSKILMVMSKILMVMSKILMVMSKILIVMSKILMVVMSKILMVMSKILMGMS encoded by the coding sequence ATGGTGATGATGAGTAAGATTCAGATGGTGATGATGAGTAAGATTCTTATGGTGATGATGAGTAAGATTCTTATGGTGATGATGAGTAAGATTTGGTTGATGATGAGTAAGATTCTGATGCTGATGAGTAAGATTCTGATGGTGATGAATAAGATTCTGATGGTGATGAGTAAGAATCTGATGGTGATGAGTAAGATTCTGATGGTGATGAGTAAGATTCTGATGGTGGTGATGAGTAAGATTCTGATGGTGATGAGTAAGATTCTGATGGTGAGGAGTAAGATTCTGATGGTGATGATGAGTAAGATTCTTATGGTGGTGATGAGTAAGATTCTGATGGTGATGAGTAAGATTCTGATGGTGATGAGTAAAATTCTGATGAGTAAGATTCTGATGGTGATGATGAGTAAGATTCAGATGGTGATGATGAGTAAGATTCAGATGGTGATGATGAGTAAGATTCAGATGGTGATGATGAGTAAGATTCTGATGGTGGTGAGTAAGATTCTGATGGTGATGAGTAAGATTGTGATGATGATGAGTAAGATTCTGATGGTAATGAGCAAGATTCTGATGGTGATGAGTAAGATTCTGATGGTGATGAGTAAGATTCTGATGGTGATGATGAGTAAGATTCTGATGGTGATGAGTAAGATTCTGATGGTGATGAGTAAAATTCTGATGGTGATGAGTAAGATTCTGATGGTGATGAGTAAGATTCTGATTGTGATGAGTAAGATTCTGATGGTGGTGATGAGTAAAATTCTGATGGTGATGAGTAAGATTCTGATGGGGATGTCATGA
- the LOC139378452 gene encoding ATP synthase subunit a-like, whose protein sequence is MSKILMVMSKILMVVMSKILMVMSKILMVMSKILMVMMSKIQMVMMSKILMVMMSKILMVMMSKIWLMMSKLMMVMSKILMVMSKNLMVMSKILMVMSKILMVMSKILMVMSKILMVRSKILMVMMSKILMVMMSKILMAMMSKILRGMMSKIWMKMSKILMVMTKILKVMMSKILMVMSKILMVMTKILMVMSKILMVMSKILMVMGKILMVMSMILMVMSKILMVMMSKILMVMSKIPI, encoded by the coding sequence ATGAGTAAGATTCTGATGGTGATGAGTAAGATTCTGATGGTGGTGATGAGTAAGATTCTGATGGTGATGAGTAAGATTCTGATGGTGATGAGTAAGATTCTTATGGTGATGATGAGTAAGATTCAAATGGTGATGATGAGTAAGATTCTTATGGTGATGATGAGTAAGATTCTTATGGTGATGATGAGTAAGATTTGGTTGATGATGAGTAAGCTTATGATGGTGATGAGTAAGATTCTGATGGTGATGAGTAAGAATCTGATGGTGATGAGTAAGATTCTGATGGTGATGAGTAAGATTCTGATGGTAATGAGTAAGATTCTGATGGTGATGAGTAAGATTCTGATGGTGAGGAGTAAGATTCTGATGGTGATGATGAGTAAGATTCTTATGGTGATGATGAGTAAGATTCTGATGGCGATGATGAGTAAGATTCTTAGGGGGATGATGAGTAAGATTTGGATGAAGATGAGTAAGATTCTGATGGTGATGACTAAGATTCTGAAGGTGATGATGAGTAAGATTTTGATGGTGATGAGTAAAATTCTGATGGTGATGACTAAGATTCTGATGGTGATGAGTAAGATTCTGATGGTAATGAGTAAGATTCTAATGGTGATGGGTAAAATTCTGATGGTGATGAGTATGATTCTGATGGTAATGAGTAAGATTCTGATGGTGATGATGAGTAAGATTCTGATGGTGATGAGTAAGATTCCGATATGA